Proteins encoded together in one Planctomycetaceae bacterium window:
- a CDS encoding LuxR C-terminal-related transcriptional regulator, whose product MSTVNDWTETASAEAGETGNTTLLSPPPEISIPLLLKVQTQAISRLEQLSAREFDVLRLVVAGLPNKSIAYELRISAKTVEKHRSRLSKKLGAGSLPDLVRVWFQACPQDLCEDAIATE is encoded by the coding sequence GTGAGCACGGTAAATGACTGGACGGAAACAGCGTCGGCAGAAGCAGGGGAAACCGGCAACACAACATTGCTGAGTCCTCCGCCGGAAATCAGTATTCCTCTGCTTCTGAAGGTTCAAACTCAGGCCATCAGCCGCCTGGAACAGCTTTCCGCCCGGGAGTTCGATGTATTGAGGCTGGTGGTCGCCGGACTGCCCAACAAGTCGATCGCGTATGAGCTGCGGATCAGCGCGAAGACAGTGGAAAAACACAGAAGCCGCCTCTCGAAGAAACTCGGAGCCGGCAGCCTGCCCGACCTTGTGCGGGTCTGGTTTCAGGCCTGTCCGCAGGATCTGTGTGAAGACGCCATCGCCACAGAATAG
- a CDS encoding LuxR C-terminal-related transcriptional regulator has protein sequence MHDEFWLILKSQPGVGILIIDVDGLVLFCNEQSRQIYYGDNFNPVGMTIEEIEGPEFAAERMPAIRTVVDSGKPVVIRHIRGGRHTEAMIWPMQPVEDRKPRVLAVTRQSLEEVADDRQYQLIDSQLVDLGPLDSLTRRELEVLALIGHGVPQKTVARQLGVAQRTVERYRSDIARKLNINSIADAARIVQVAGLDVEDARLPRLHRWRTNDD, from the coding sequence ATGCATGACGAGTTTTGGTTGATTCTGAAGAGCCAGCCCGGAGTCGGCATTCTGATCATTGATGTCGACGGACTGGTTCTGTTCTGCAACGAACAGTCTCGCCAGATTTACTATGGCGACAATTTCAATCCGGTCGGCATGACGATCGAAGAAATCGAGGGACCGGAGTTCGCCGCCGAACGAATGCCCGCGATTCGCACAGTGGTGGATTCCGGCAAACCCGTCGTCATCCGCCATATTCGCGGCGGACGCCACACGGAAGCCATGATCTGGCCGATGCAGCCCGTCGAAGACCGCAAGCCCCGCGTGCTGGCCGTCACGCGGCAGTCGCTGGAGGAAGTCGCGGACGACCGGCAGTACCAGTTGATCGATTCACAGCTTGTGGACCTTGGTCCGCTCGATTCGCTGACACGGCGGGAACTGGAAGTTCTGGCCCTGATCGGCCACGGTGTACCTCAGAAGACGGTGGCTCGCCAACTTGGCGTGGCTCAGCGAACTGTGGAGCGATATCGGTCGGATATCGCTCGCAAGCTGAACATCAACTCCATCGCGGACGCCGCTCGAATCGTGCAGGTCGCGGGGCTTGACGTGGAGGACGCCCGGCTTCCGCGATTGCATCGCTGGCGAACGAACGACGACTGA
- a CDS encoding adenylate/guanylate cyclase domain-containing protein has protein sequence MHRLLAFHHGRQLDRQFLLADGKTYGLGRSDDNEIAATWDERISRHHVQLASTEDGVRLTQHQSASNPVFVDGRDVQKVTLRPGQSFVIGESRFELQQVTQSDSPGSPAIQQMSIDRQQLQRVRYDDADKRIEVLTSLPAVIRESGIERDLFVRLANLLLAGVRNAEGVAIVAVKESSGKPVVLHQERRFEAAGSIQPSTRLVTNAIDQQRTILHVWDESAATDSRYTQHAGFNWAYCTPFPDVTLDRAFYVTGRSPVEGAQTNEQRLHADIKFTEFIADIVGSLLRQRQLERQQSGLRQFFSPPVLEALGGDLDTSMLEPRECDVSVLFCDLRGFSHRAEEQADNLTGLLERVSLALGVMTHQILRFGGVTGDFQGDAALGFWGWPISSDEAPLNACRAALAIREEFARAHAEHGHPLADFETSIGIAHGRAVAGKIGTSDMVKVTVFGPVVNLASRLEGMTRELHVPILIDEHLEQLVRERMDPSEGRVRRLLQVLPYGMDRSLFVSELVPPESQLPQLTERHLAAFEKGLDCFIHGDWATAWRHLHGMPADDRAQDYLAMLITQHDRTAPADWDGIVRMKKRGG, from the coding sequence ATGCACCGGTTGCTCGCGTTTCATCATGGTCGGCAGTTGGATCGTCAGTTCTTGCTGGCCGACGGCAAAACCTATGGTCTGGGTCGATCCGACGACAACGAAATCGCCGCCACCTGGGACGAACGCATCTCCCGCCACCACGTTCAACTGGCATCGACGGAAGACGGTGTGCGGCTGACACAGCATCAGTCGGCGTCAAATCCGGTGTTCGTCGACGGTCGCGATGTGCAGAAAGTCACGCTGCGGCCGGGCCAGTCATTCGTGATCGGAGAATCGCGATTCGAACTGCAGCAGGTGACTCAAAGCGATTCACCCGGCAGCCCGGCCATTCAGCAGATGTCGATTGACCGGCAGCAACTGCAGCGAGTCCGCTACGACGACGCCGACAAACGCATCGAAGTTCTGACCAGCCTGCCGGCAGTGATCCGCGAATCGGGGATTGAACGCGACCTGTTTGTGCGGCTGGCGAATCTGCTGCTGGCCGGCGTGCGAAATGCCGAAGGCGTTGCGATCGTTGCCGTGAAGGAATCGTCCGGAAAGCCGGTGGTTCTGCATCAGGAGCGGCGATTCGAAGCGGCCGGTTCGATTCAGCCAAGCACGCGGCTGGTGACGAACGCGATCGATCAGCAGCGAACGATTCTGCACGTGTGGGACGAATCGGCCGCCACAGACAGCCGCTATACGCAGCACGCCGGGTTCAACTGGGCCTACTGCACGCCGTTCCCGGACGTGACTCTGGATCGAGCGTTCTATGTCACGGGACGCAGTCCGGTGGAAGGTGCTCAGACAAACGAACAGCGACTGCACGCCGACATCAAGTTCACGGAATTCATCGCGGACATCGTCGGTTCATTGCTGCGGCAGCGGCAACTGGAACGTCAGCAGTCGGGACTGCGGCAGTTCTTTTCTCCGCCGGTGCTGGAGGCTTTGGGCGGAGATCTGGACACGTCGATGCTGGAACCCCGCGAATGTGACGTCAGCGTTTTGTTTTGCGACCTGCGAGGATTTAGTCATCGGGCCGAAGAGCAGGCCGACAACCTGACCGGACTGCTGGAACGTGTCAGCCTGGCTCTGGGAGTCATGACGCACCAGATTTTGAGGTTTGGCGGAGTCACCGGCGACTTTCAGGGAGACGCGGCTCTGGGGTTCTGGGGCTGGCCGATATCGTCGGACGAAGCCCCTCTGAACGCCTGTCGAGCGGCGCTGGCGATTCGCGAAGAGTTTGCGCGGGCACATGCCGAGCACGGTCATCCGCTGGCAGACTTCGAAACCAGCATCGGAATCGCTCACGGACGCGCCGTTGCCGGCAAGATCGGGACCAGCGACATGGTCAAGGTCACGGTCTTCGGCCCCGTCGTGAATCTCGCCAGCCGGCTGGAAGGCATGACGCGGGAACTGCACGTCCCGATCCTGATCGACGAACACCTGGAGCAACTGGTACGTGAACGCATGGACCCGTCGGAAGGCCGTGTGCGACGCCTGCTGCAGGTTCTTCCTTACGGAATGGACCGGTCGTTGTTTGTCAGTGAACTGGTGCCGCCGGAATCCCAGCTTCCCCAACTGACTGAGCGGCACCTGGCCGCATTCGAAAAGGGCCTGGACTGCTTCATTCACGGCGACTGGGCGACGGCCTGGCGGCACCTGCACGGAATGCCGGCGGATGATCGTGCTCAGGATTATCTGGCCATGCTGATTACTCAGCACGACCGCACGGCTCCGGCGGACTGGGATGGGATTGTGCGGATGAAGAAGCGAGGCGGCTGA